The genomic stretch TGCAAATAGTGACCGTTTATGTTACTATGACGGGCGTTAAGATATATTTAATTTTTACTAATTCACTTGTGTTTATGAATTCTTGTTACTTTTGTAGCCAAAACATAGAGAAGATAGATTACCAAGATGTAGAAACTCTGAAGAAGTTTATTTCTTTTCAGTTTAAAATTCAGCCAGCGAAAAAGACGAAGCTCTGCGCTAAACACCAAAGACAGCTTTCCAAGGCAATCAAAAAAGCTCGGATACTAGGTTTGTTGCCATTTACCGGTATTTAAAATGATTAAAAAGTCCTCTTAAGTAGAGGACTTTTTTGGTTTTAAAACTT from Candidatus Paceibacterota bacterium encodes the following:
- the rpsR gene encoding 30S ribosomal protein S18, which translates into the protein MNSCYFCSQNIEKIDYQDVETLKKFISFQFKIQPAKKTKLCAKHQRQLSKAIKKARILGLLPFTGI